taaaaacatttagaagACTGGTTTCAAAGTCTTTGAAGCCTTAAAACTAGCCCGAACCTTAATCCCCAAACCGAACTTGAGACAACCTGTAAAGTTAACCTTAACCTGAACCGTAACCCAAACCTTGACAGAACCTTAATCGTGAGAAAACGCTCACCCGTAACCTGAACCTTAAACCTTAAACCTTAAACCTTAAACCTCACACCTAAGCCCGACCTTAACTGGAACCTTAACCCTTGCCATAATCCAAACTAACCCCAACGCTAACCTCACCTTGAAGCTAATTTAACCCTGATCTTAACCTCAACCTTAGCCCAAACCTTAAAATACtgctttggtggcatcttgggcCCCAGGAccgatgttgaagtgagttgaggagcttcatgtccTCGGTGCCATTTGTGGCAACtctaggcaattacaaacctttttagtTGGGCACGAATGACCACCGTTAACCGACCTCCCTGACAAATAAACGCgaatgaatgcaaaatggaCAAATTGATGAATCGCCCATTCTACCTCTACTCCACATTAAACATGCTCAGCAGAACGCTTTTGAACGGcggatttgaatttgaaatggaGATTGGGACGCTGTGAAGGTCTCCCTCGCTCACTCGTGGGTTTCCTATCATCGGCAAGAAACAAACGTGCGCGTGCAATCCACTTCCAGCAGTCTTTTAAGGGCGACATCAAGGTTGATGTCGCACTATCCCCCCCGATTGGAAACCCTGGCATCTCCAGCAAATGACCAGAAGCAATATTGCTAACTTGTCACTTTGCCAGGATTCGAGCAAAAACGTCCAAACCGCGTCTAAAAACAGGCAACGACATTTTGTCGCCCGTTGGACTTCAAGGGAAAATCCAGTCTCAGTCATTGTGGCGATGACTTGCCATACTGTGAGTCGAGGTCTCCCTCTGTTGGAAGGTGTGATTCCGCGACAATACACCGAGATGGCGTTTGCAATTCCTTGAAAAGTAGCAGTAGTATTTCTCGAGGTCGGACTAACCCCCTGCCCCCCTGCCCCCCCTTGCAAAACCAGCTGAATTAATAAGTGTCCCAGGTACGTATTGATTACCCAATCAATGTCTTATTTGTGTGGAGCCGCGCCGGCATGATGAGGTCGAAATGGAAACGGCACAAAGAAAAGCGGCTGCTCCTTTTTCAATCACTTGCCATTTCAATTACAAGACACTCTTATGATCGATGGTGCGACGTGTCCCGTTAACGTGGCAAACGGGGTCATTAGATTTCCCGTCCATGCCTCAAAGACTTAACTCAATCGGAGCCAACAAAACCGTGATCACGTGACGGCTACTGTACGACGAAGCATTCACAGCGGGTTTTTCTCTTTCCCGCAATTTGTGAGGTGGCGGCCGGAATTCCACAGGGAATTCAATTCTTTTCACCGTTTTTGAATTCGACACACAACAACCCCCGATGATGACCGCAGATACGAGTGTTTCGAGATGCGAGCACGGCTGCGGAATGAATTGAACGCGTAGCTCGAGGCGCCATTGGACTTTTGGGGACATTTGTGCAATctattaaaaatgcaaaaaacgaCATGTACACAAGTATACGCAGCCTTTTGCTGGCAATTACAGGCTGAAGTCTTTTTTGCTTGGCACACCTTCGCTTGGGCAGCCAATCTGGTTGCATGAGGATCAGTTTCCACTTCTCCACCTTGAGATGTTTTGACAGCTTtattggagtccacctgtggtaaattcagtccAGTTTTCATCTTGTCGTTTTAGGGTGTTATGtgcaactttgtttttttttttttataaggctGTAAcccaacaaaatgtggaaaaagcaaAGCACTGCGAGTCCTTTCCGGATGCACTGTATTATAGCTGAATGGGCCACAAGTTGGCAAAGGACGCATCATGAGGGGCACACATCCAAGTCTTTCACAGCAAAGTCCGTCTTCATCTGGTCAGCGTGAGCGCGGTGGGGTGGACGTTGCAGATGTCGAACCAGCGCTGGTCCACTTCCTTGTGCGGCAGCAGGCCGTTACGCGGCAGGaaggggcggcggcggcggcggtcgcGGCCGCTCGCCACCTGCCAGAAGCGCCGGTCCTTGAAGAGGAAGACGGAGTTGTGCGCGTACGAGAAGTAGGCGGCGTCGACGTTGCCGCCCGGGTGGTCGACGCCGGACGTCGGCGGGAATACCTCTCGGATGGGTTTGGGGAAACCTGGCGCCGTGCCGTTGGACTCCACGCCGAAGGCGTACACCTGTCGGAAGACGTAACTTAAATTTGCtaatcttcattttttttttttaaatgcccctGGCTGACATCCTTACAAGACTGCTTTTGAAGAAGTAAATGCGCGAGTCCCTTCGGTCGTAAACGGCCGTGTCAATGGGACCGAAGATTCCCGGGAAACCCTCAGAAATCTTCCTGGGGTAGCGGTGGCCCTCTGGGTCCTGTTTGAAGACCTTGTCGTTTTCGCTGTCATACTTCCAGAACTGAGTACCTGTCATAACAGAGGAGTTCTGCACTCAAGCGTCTCACGTAAGGAATTAGTGTGCCCCCGATATATCTATTCACCCATCGCAGATTGTTTGTGGAACGCAGTGGAAATCTGgtatagttgtattttttattcatataaatATCGATTGAAGTGCAGTAAAAAGACATACTGTAcgtaaaataatgaatatttaagCAGTTATTTTGTTTGCCAGTGGTTTTCAAAAGTAGATTTAATAATTTCGTAAGCCAgcgtaacattatgcacagtttgaacatgagcACTGCACTTGaatattagaaaagaaaaacaacaatgaagcTATGCCGCGGACTGACCGCTAGAGGGAGCATACTATACAGACAATCACAGTTTTATACGTtttgctgttttgtgtgtgttcaaataaaataaatcgaaaatgtttttgtgtgtttttgtatttgtttaaagCATGCGGGACGGGCGCGCcgattttcaaaaatgtatttatttattattcttattattattattattatttatttttttaattattatattttttttaatggtctctctgatgggggttcactgtattggaTGACAAAGTGAGATTCTACCTTTGAAGAAGTAAACGGCATCTTGTTTCCGGGACCAAACGTGCACGTAAGCGTCCACTCCGTCTGCAGGGAGCCCCCGCCAGCCGATCTGCAGCGGCACCGGGTCCCCGTAGCGGGTCCGATTGTTCCGGTTCTCGTACAGCCAGTACCAGCCCTCCCTCACGAAGTAGGTGTTGAAGCGGACCACCGCTTTGCCGTAGGGGGTCTTCTCTCGTCGGATCCAGTCGAATACAGTGCTGAAGCGGCCCTCGCAACCCCCTGTGAGCGACACCGGAACAGAGTTGAAGTGAGAACCTCCGGTGCCCGTTCCAACCCTGGACACCGCTCACCGTAGAGGTTCTGTATGGCTTTCCTGTCCATCCAGTCCATCTCAAAATTGGCCTCTTGGGGCAAGTAGCTGGGCTGCATGATGGAGCCAGGTCTGTAGATGTGGGGCAGCCCCAAAACGTGTCCGATCTCGTGAACCGCCACCTAAAAGAAGATGTCCGGTCAGGAAAAAGACCGGGATCCAGGATCCTTTGACACTCACCTTAAGGAGGCTAATCCCACTGCCGGCGTCGGGGGCGGTGAAATGTTCGTCGTCGTCAAAGTGGATGTCGCCCAGGAACCAGGCATGAGCAAACTCTTGACCGCTTCCATCGAACCGCTGGTTGCAACCGAGATGTCTTCCTAGATGGCATAAAATGTAATCGTGTGGTGTTGGTACAGAACAGTTTCGTTAACCCCTCAAATGGAAGGCGATCCCAATTTTGGCCCACGTTGGAATCCCAAGAACGGTGGATCCTCGGGAAGCAAGTGACTCCCCAGATGTCATCAAAAACGCCCAAGAGACCAAACGTCTGACAATCCAGGAACCATTCTTTCTGTTCATGTTCCTCTCAGATTGGTCAAAAATGGTCGTGTGAGCAGAGTCCCAACACTGGAGCTCTCCAGTGAGGAAGCACTGGATTGTAATAGAACGCCAACCGGTCCGGGGTGCACCCCGGCCAAGACGAACCACCGGAAAGCCGTGTTGGGTTGCCGTACCTGTGCCAAAGCCCAGCCTGATGTCGATATCCTCCAGCGGCGAGCGGTTGTCTTCCACGAACTGGAGTGGCGACACCTCGCTCCACATCCTGAAGGCCAGCCTGAAAATGTAGCGCTGCTCCTCGATGGACAGCTGACTGCTGTAGCCTTCGCCCATCAGCCGCCATTTCAGGACGTTCTTGCTGAAGGCCACGTGTCCCGCCTCGCCCAGGTCCCTCTTGCGCCTGCGCCGGGAGACCAGGGCGGCCAGGTGGCGTTTCTTGCGCACCACCGCTGGGCTAGGGCGCATTTTTGCCGAATTGTTATCCACGGAGGTGTTTTTTGGCCTGAAATCTGGGCCGAAATCAGTGTTGTTGGTGTCAGAGAGAGCACTTTCTGTGCCATTAAGCCTCACTAATAACATTTCAGAGTCGTTAGCAGCACCAGACAGTGTGTCACTTGTTATGTAGTTGCTATCAGTCTTGCTCCAAGTGGTGCCGTTTTCAACATCCAAGGCCACATTCTCGGCAAGGTCATCCGGTTCCTGATCCCTTTCCTCGTCGGGGACGCCACACCTCGGCTTGTTCATGGCCTCCCTGGTGCCGTCGTCAAACGCGCCAGTCACCGGCAGGCCGGACAGCCTCTGGAAGTCTTTAAGTGCTGCCGTAAACGCTTGGCTTTCTCCGTCTGGAGGAGGGCGATCCCCGGAAGGAGGCACCGAGGTCCCCTCCCGGACGCTAGCTCGGAGGTCGTCAAAGAAGCCGTCGTCGTAGTCGAGATCCCCGTCCTGGTCCCGCATCTCCTCCCACCTCACTGGCTTCATGAAGCCGTATCTGGAGAGGAATAGCTGAACGAGACAAGGATGCAATCATTGGCACGGGAGTTCTACTCCAGCCCTCTAGTTGCTAGTCATGCAGAATGAGTCAAAAAAGgaccaaaatgttgttttaactCTCTACAAAGTTTCCAGAAAATGAGTACTAGGTTTTGCCAAACTGCTAAAAACCAGAGAACATTACAATAAACTCAAGTTGCGGTTGGTACTGTTCCCTTCCAGTCCTCTAGGGATGGCATTGCTATGAATGAATCAGTCAATAAACAAAATTCTTAGGCCAGTTGAAAGATTTTGTATTAGAAAATCAGTCCTAGGTTTTCTGCAATCCTGCTAAATAATAtggaacatttaaataaaagcatattgcagttccactccagtcctccGGGAGTACAAATGCAGAATGAGAGtcagtttcaaaaaaaaattcttacttCTGTACCAAGTTTCTAGACAATCGGTACCAGCTTTTGCGCTCTCATcctgcactctctctctctctctctctcacacacacacacacacaaactggttGATCAACAAAGAATTCCGTGATTTCAACAAAGTCCAAGTTTCTAGAAAAGCCAACTTTCATAATTCTGACACACTCAAAGATAGCAAAATCTGTTCCATTCCAGTCCTGCAGGTGGTGTTCATGCTCAATGAATGCTTTGCCAACTGTTCGACAGaagaacagcaaaaaaaacaaacaaacaaaaaagacattttctaaaaatctgcaccaaaatttAAGTTGCAAAGGTCCTCGaatattaacacacacaaatcatacaaggaaataaaaaaaaaaaaaagtgactgttCAACTCCAGTCGTCCTCTCGGTGGTGATAATACTGAATGACAGTCAATATAAACAAAATCCCAGATCAGTTTTATTTCCAAGTGGAATGGCCTTTTTTCGATGCAAGTTTACCTCCGCGCTGTACTTGTCCGTTATGGTCTGAGCTTGCTGGGCGCGAAACATCTGCAAATCAGAGTGATCGCGACGGTGGAAAAGTTTCTCGCCGCTGCTCGTCCAAAGCAGCAAAGAAGTGATCAGCTGGATGAACGTCAGCATCGTGATGGGATGTAACGTCAGCGGTctcctgggggggaaaaaaagctcgGCCGTGCGCCTTTATAGGACCACCCGGCACAGGTGTGGTCACTCGGGTCGGGGGTCGGTCGGGGTCGTCCCACGGCGTCGTGTGAAAAGCAAACGCCACTCAACTTGACGTTAGCTACGAACAGTGCAGACGTGTCGTAAGACGCTCCGCCGGGTTTGAAAGGACTTTGAAGAACACCTGCTTTGAACAGCGACGCAAAAACTTTAATTGAAAAgaccacacaaacaacaaaaacacgtcACCATCAAtagaatataaaatacattcatgTGCCGTGGCTGTGGGGCGcgcaagtgaaaataaatagaatCTACAGACAAAACTGGGTTTTAAATATACAcactggacactttattaggtacaccggcaGGGTGGGGAACGTGATTCCTATTTCAGTATCTCATTGAGAAGAAATCCGGCTAacaggaaacaaaaaataaaaataaaaaaatcagtctTGTAGTGACTCAATCGCCTTTTGGGGTCTATAACATAATAATAGACTCACCAATTTCTGCAAAAATTATACACTGGCAAACATCTACCAATTGTAATCGTCAATAGACGCCGGCAAAGCGCTACATGAAGTTCCTCAACTTACTAAGACGGCGCCAAAGCGATATGTTTATATTCGTCAGGGTTTTAGCCTGAGCGCAAAAGCAGTGAATTACGATAGTTTACGATAGAAATTCCCAAAGATGAGGGGGTTCACTggaggtgccacaagatggcggcaaagcaatacatgaagctcctcaaatGACTCCAACACAGTCCCTTGGCACAGTAGCAATACTTTGACATTATATTCTAGttctacaaaaacaacagcGGATAACGGAGGATACGTTCCAAAGAAATAATCAGCGAATGGGTGAAGCTGCAAATTGCAAATATGCGTGCGAACACTAATTAGGAAAATATTAGCAGCAGTCACATTTGTGTCCAATTGAAATGGCCCTTTTGGTTTACCGGTggcattctttttttctccataccTAGATGTTTCGATGTACCTAATATAGTGTCCAGTTTACACATTTGATTGACAAAGAGTTGAATGTTCATTTCAGCGCTTTGCTAACGGCCTCCGCTAGGTTCTGCGCCGTTGGCTTCTCGGCGGTGCAGCTGACGCTCAGACCCTCGGCCTGCATGGCGTCCCGCGTGGTGGGCCCGATGGCGGCAAACTGCACAATACAGGGTTTGTgaatgatattattattatgaattggGTTTTTTTGCTGACAGATTAAATTCTGCATGTTCGTCATACAGCCATATTTACCTTTATTTGCGCTAGTCGTTCGCCAGCCAGCCTGCGTAAGGCCTCCAGGCAGAAGTCGACTCCCGACGGGCTGAAGAAAGCCACGCTGGCCGGCCGGCCCTACGAGGGACAATGCTAAAAatggtggtggcggcggcgCCTACGAGATAGCAGTCATTCCCAAACCACTTCATTGGTCCGAAAATGATGATTTCTTTCATCCAAAGATTGCAACTCAAAGTAACCTTTGGTggcatttttcttttatgttttaacCCTTGGCTCAggaaaggttggggaacactgattATATCGTGTGCAACATAGCAAGAGTGGAGAATCACCTGCGCTGCAAAATAGTCGTTGAGATTCTTCTCCACATCGGGATGTGCCGCCGTGCGGTAGACAGTCAGCGTCTCGAGGGGAACACCTAGTGGACAAGACAGGAAGTCAAAAGGTACAGCGTACAGTGAACCACGATGGGGACCGAGCCCGAATCGCGCTCTcgatgaaactcctcaactcatgTCAACATCATTTCTGGACACcgagatgccaccagatggcgccgtGTTGGTGAGTTTTCAGCGAATAACGGGATAGGTTCGCCAAAATAAATCCGCCATTAGCCAAATGTGCAAATCCCGAACTGCGCTTAAATGGGGGATTCGCTGTACAAAGTTGAACATTTGACCAAAAACGTCACGAAAACAACCGTTTTATTTGTTGCTCACTACTTAAGAGGAGAATAGAAAAacgaatattttaaaattatttgaaatgtttgatgcatgaggctcatcaatattATTTATCACAATagaaaacagttcccaggtgtcttgcTAGcaagcttttgtcaaaataccacaAGGATAGGGTGAAATTGGCTTGTTCTCCAAGTGGATCAGCCAGCCTCAAGCAGTGCCTCGGCCAACCCCaaaatttgtatacaaacattaaaacg
The sequence above is a segment of the Phycodurus eques isolate BA_2022a chromosome 19, UOR_Pequ_1.1, whole genome shotgun sequence genome. Coding sequences within it:
- the LOC133395294 gene encoding matrix metallopeptidase-21-like isoform X2, with the protein product MLTFIQLITSLLLWTSSGEKLFHRRDHSDLQMFRAQQAQTITDKYSAELFLSRYGFMKPVRWEEMRDQDGDLDYDDGFFDDLRASVREGTSVPPSGDRPPPDGESQAFTAALKDFQRLSGLPVTGAFDDGTREAMNKPRCGVPDEERDQEPDDLAENVALDVENGTTWSKTDSNYITSDTLSGAANDSEMLLVRLNGTESALSDTNNTDFGPDFRPKNTSVDNNSAKMRPSPAVVRKKRHLAALVSRRRRKRDLGEAGHVAFSKNVLKWRLMGEGYSSQLSIEEQRYIFRLAFRMWSEVSPLQFVEDNRSPLEDIDIRLGFGTGRHLGCNQRFDGSGQEFAHAWFLGDIHFDDDEHFTAPDAGSGISLLKVAVHEIGHVLGLPHIYRPGSIMQPSYLPQEANFEMDWMDRKAIQNLYGGCEGRFSTVFDWIRREKTPYGKAVVRFNTYFVREGWYWLYENRNNRTRYGDPVPLQIGWRGLPADGVDAYVHVWSRKQDAVYFFKGTQFWKYDSENDKVFKQDPEGHRYPRKISEGFPGIFGPIDTAVYDRRDSRIYFFKSSLVYAFGVESNGTAPGFPKPIREVFPPTSGVDHPGGNVDAAYFSYAHNSVFLFKDRRFWQVASGRDRRRRRPFLPRNGLLPHKEVDQRWFDICNVHPTALTLTR
- the LOC133395294 gene encoding matrix metallopeptidase-21-like isoform X1, giving the protein MNVLLLKAPQDGAPVPDPYIQEMASRGLQATLLPVLSFNFVSLNTLSDKLFQPEKYGGLIFTSPRAVEAVKMCLADRREEWERSAKDKWNAKSVYVVGKATAALVRRLGLDPLGEDAGTAEVLSCVIIEREVTSIPPLFFPCGSIKREVLPTALRENGVPLETLTVYRTAAHPDVEKNLNDYFAAQLFLSRYGFMKPVRWEEMRDQDGDLDYDDGFFDDLRASVREGTSVPPSGDRPPPDGESQAFTAALKDFQRLSGLPVTGAFDDGTREAMNKPRCGVPDEERDQEPDDLAENVALDVENGTTWSKTDSNYITSDTLSGAANDSEMLLVRLNGTESALSDTNNTDFGPDFRPKNTSVDNNSAKMRPSPAVVRKKRHLAALVSRRRRKRDLGEAGHVAFSKNVLKWRLMGEGYSSQLSIEEQRYIFRLAFRMWSEVSPLQFVEDNRSPLEDIDIRLGFGTGRHLGCNQRFDGSGQEFAHAWFLGDIHFDDDEHFTAPDAGSGISLLKVAVHEIGHVLGLPHIYRPGSIMQPSYLPQEANFEMDWMDRKAIQNLYGGCEGRFSTVFDWIRREKTPYGKAVVRFNTYFVREGWYWLYENRNNRTRYGDPVPLQIGWRGLPADGVDAYVHVWSRKQDAVYFFKGTQFWKYDSENDKVFKQDPEGHRYPRKISEGFPGIFGPIDTAVYDRRDSRIYFFKSSLVYAFGVESNGTAPGFPKPIREVFPPTSGVDHPGGNVDAAYFSYAHNSVFLFKDRRFWQVASGRDRRRRRPFLPRNGLLPHKEVDQRWFDICNVHPTALTLTR